The nucleotide sequence TCCTGGTAAAACCGCCGGCGCGGCAGCACGCGCAGGATGGCACGGCCGATGGTGATCAACCCGTCGTAGCCGATCCCGTCATTGGAATAGAAGATCGGCAGCACCGGAATGCCCAGTCGCGCCGCCAGCACCGCCGTGGTGCCGGAATGGCGGCAGACCACGAAATCCGGCTTCGAGCGCTTCAGCGCGGCGTGGGCCTGGAAGTGCTGGTCGGGGCTGACGGTGAAGTTGGGCACGTCGCCCCAGGTGTCGACCAGATGCATCAGCGAATCCTGGCGCGGGTCGCCACTGTCGGTCGAAGGGTCGTGGTGGAACGAGAACGCGCCGTCGACCTCGACGCCGAGGTCGCGCAGATCGGCGATCAGCCCGTGGGCGAACGCTGCGCCGGCGGCAACAAAGCCCTTCTTGCCCTTGAGCGCGCGGCGCAGCCGCTCCAGCTCGGGATTGATGCGGGCACGCTCGCGCGCGATCAGCTCCTCGACCCTGTCCTCGCGTCCGGTGATGCGGGCGATGTCGCGCAGCCACCCGTCGGTGGCGTCGAGGCCATAGGGCAGCGGCGCCTTCACCTCCGGGATACCGAACTCCTGCTCGAGCCCGGTTGCGAGGTAGGACAGCACGAAGCACATCGTCACCGTGGCCGAGGCTTCCGACATCGCAGCGAGACGTTCCAGCGTCGAGCCGCCCATCACCAGATTGACCTTGAGCCCGAGCGGCCCGAGCAGCGGCGAGAACACGTCCGACCCGCCAAGGTGGATGACGTTGATGAGGTCAGGCTGCCTCGCCGGCGCGGTCGGCACCAGCCGGCGCAGGATGCCGTGCTCGATCACGTCCCATCCGCTCGACCAGTGCTTCGACTTGAAGCCCTCGCAGTGCAGCGTGACGACCGGAATTCCGATCTCGGCCTCGACGCGCCGCGCGGCGCCGTCGACGTCGTCGCCAATGATGCCGGTGGCGCACGAGGTGGCGACGAAGATCACCCGCGGTTTATGGCGCTCGAACGCGGCGCGGATGGTTTGCTCCAGCCGCTCGACGCCGCCGAACACCATGTCCTGCTCGCCGAGATTGGTGCAGATCGACTTGGGATCCTCCAGCTCCCAGCCGCGCCGTGCCGCGAGGTCGCGATAGTAGCGGCAGGTGAAGGACTGGCTGGCGGCGCAGCCGATCGGGGCGTGCTGCACCACCACCGAGCGTTGGATGATGGTGGCGTTGGTGACGGCGATGTGCTCGGCGCACATCGATGCCTGCGAATAGGGCGTCGAGCTCTCGCACAGCCGGCGGCCGCCCTGTCCGCGCGCGTCGGGATTGCACCCCTTGGCGCAGCCATAGGTGAAGGCGGAATCGCGGGCGAGCTGGCGGGCCGAGCCTTCCCACTGGGTGATGGTGCCGAGCCGCTGCTCGCGAGTTTCGACCGCCGGGGTCTTAAGATTGATCGGCATGTTGCCTCACGCGTGCTCCAGTGCCTGGGAAATGTCGGTGATGATGTCCTCAATGTTCTCAATGCCGACCGACAGCCGCACGTAGCCGGGAGTGACGCCGCTGGCGAGCTGCTCCTCCGGCGACAGCTGGGCGTGGGTGGTCGACGCCGGGTGGATGGCGAGGCTGTGCGTGTCGCCGATATTGGCGACGTGGAAGAACAGCTTCAGTGCGTCGATAAAGCGCCGGCCGGCGTCGGTGCCGCCCTTGAGCTCGAATCCGACCAGGCCGCCAAAGCCGCCCTTCAGGTAAGCATCGGCTCTTCGGCGAGCTTCGCCGTTCTGCACGCCGGGGAAGATCACGGCCGTGACCTTGGGATGCCCGGACAGGAATTTGGCGACGGCGACCGCATTCTCGCTGTGCTGGCGGATGCGCAGCGGTAGCGTCTCCAGCCCCTGGATCAGCTGAAAGGCGTTTTGCGGTGCGATCGCCGGCCCGAGATCGCGCAACAGGCCGGCGCGCACCGCGAAGATGTAGGCGATCGGGCCGTAGGGCCGGGCGATGTCGGTCCAGATTCGGCCGTGATAGGAGGGGTCCGGATCGGTGATCAGCCGGTGACGGTCGGCGAACTGCTCCCATGGGAATTGGCCGGAGTCGATGATGGCGCCGCCGATGGTGGTGCCGTGGCCGCCGATATACTTGGTGGCGGAATGAACGACGATGGCAGCGCCATGGTCGATCGGCCGCGCCAACAGCGGGGCGGAGGTGTTGTCGATGATCAAGGGCACGCCAAGGCTGCGCCCGATGTCGGCAACCTCGCGGATCGGAAATACGTTGAGCTTGGGGTTCGGCAGCGTTTCGCCGAAATAGAGGCGGGTCTTGTCATCGGTTGCCCGGCGGAAGTTCTCGGGGTCGGCTGGATCGACGAAGCGTGCTTCGATGCCGAACTGCTTCAGGCGGTTGGCGAAGAAATTCCAGGTCCCGCCATAGAGGTCGGTCGACGTGACGATGTTATCGCCGGCCTGGACCAGAGTGAGCACCGACAGCGCCGCCGCCGCCTGGCCCGAGGCCAGCGCCAAAGCAGCGGCGCCGCCTTCGATCGCCGCCAGCCGTTCCTCCAGCACGTGCTGGGTCGGGTTGCCGACGCGCGAATAGATGAAGCCGATCTCCTCGAAATTGACCAGACGGTCGGCACGTTCGGTGCTCCTGAGGTCGAACGACGTGCTCTGATAGATCGGAACCTGGGTGGCGCCGTTGGTGGGATCGGCGCGGAACGAGCCGCCGTGCAGCGCCAGCGTTTCAACGTTGCGGATTGCGACAGTCATGTTCTTCCCCTCTGATCGGTATGTTGGATGTGCGCGGTCTCACCACCCCGCCAGGATGTCGCCCTTGAAGGTGCCAATGATGAACGTCTTGACCTCATCCGAGCGGAAGCTCTCCACCAACGTCTTGACCCACGGCTGCTCGACGTTGCGGCGGGCGACGCCGATCAGGCAGAAGTAATCGGATAGCTCGTTCTCGCGCAGCAGCGCGTCCTTGCGTGGGTCGAGCCCGGCGCGGATGGCGTAGTTTGTGTTGATCACCCCGAGGTCGACATCGGCCAGCACACGCGGAATCTGCGCCGCTTCCAGCTCGGTGATTCGGAAGCCGTTCGGGTTGTCGATGATGTCGAACACGGTCGCCTCGAAGCCAGTGCCGGGCTTGAGCCGCAACAGGCCGCTGCCCTCCAGAAGCTTGAGCGCTCTACCGGAATTGGTGGGGTCGTTGGGAATGGCGATCTCGCCGCCGCGCGGCAGGCCGGCGACGGTGGCGTGGCGCTTCGAATAGGCGGTGATCGGCATCAGCACGGTGCGCGCGACCGAGACGACATCGAGGTGCCGGTCGCGGTTCTGCCGGTCGAGGTACGGCGTGTGCTGAAAGGCGTTGGCGTCGATCTCGCCGCTGTCGGTGGCGGGGTTGATCATCGTTCCGTCGGAGAACTCGACGATCTTGATGTCGAGTCCCCTGGATTTCGCCACCGGCACCACGGCTTCGAGAATCTGGGCATGCGGCCCGGACGTGGCGCCAACCCGGATGGTCTCGGCCACGGCTGGCGTGGACACGGCGAAACTGATGGCGGCGACAGACAATCGGTGGAACAGACGGCGCATGATCGAACGTCTCATCGGTCAGAAGGAGCTAGCCAATTGGTCGGGCCAAGCCAGCGTGGTGGGCTCGGGCAGAACCTTGCCGGGATTGAGCAGGCCGAGTGGATCGAGCGTGAACTTCAACGCCTGCATCACCGCCACCGCCTCGCTGCCGTGTTCGCGCTCGAGCCACCGGCGTTTTCCGAGGCCGACGCCGTGCTCGCCGGTGGCGGTGCCGCCAGCGGCGAGGGCGCGCGCGACGATGCGATCGCCCAGCCGCGCTGCCTCGGCCTCCTCGGCCGGGTCGTTTGGGTGATAGACGAACAGGCAGTGGAAATTGCCGTCGCCGACGTGGCCGAACATGTAGGCCGGCACCGGCGAGGCCGCGACGTCGGCGCGGGTTTCCGCCACCAGATCGGCGAGGCTGGACACCGGCACGCAGACGTCCGAGGGTCGCGACACCGCTCCCAGACGCTCGGCTTTCAGCCACGATGGCGCCAGTCGCCGCGCGTCCCATAGCGCACGCGCGGCGGCGTCCTCGCGCAGCCAGCGCAGGTTGGTACCGCCATTCTCGGCGATGATCTCGGAGACGGTGTTCGACAACACCGCGACTTCCGCCGCGTCGCCGTGGAACTCGAAGAACAGGGTTGGCAGTGGATCGAGCTCGAGGCTGCTGCGCCGGCCAATCACCGCGACGGTGGCCTCGTCGAGCAGCTCGACCCGGCCGATGGCGATGCCGGCGCGCTTGATGTCGACCACTGCCGCCACCGCGCCATAGAGCGTCATGAAGCCGGCGGTGGCGGACACCGCGTCGGGAATGGGGTGAAGGCGCAGCGTCACCTCGGTGACGATACCGAGCGTGCCCTCCGAGCCGACGAACAGCCGTGTCAGGTCGTAGCCGGCGGATGACTTGCGGGCGAGCCCGCCGGTGCGGATCACCCGGCCGTCGACAAGCACTACGGTGAGGCCGAGCACATTCTCGCGCATCACGCCGAAGCGAACCGCGTTGGTGCCGCTGGCGCCGGTCGCCACCATGCCGCCGATCGAGGCGTCGGCGCCGGGATCGACCGGGAAGAACAGGCCGGTGTCGCGCAGATGGTGATTGAGCGCCTGCCGCCGCACTCCGGCCTGGACCCGTGCAATCATGTCATCGGCACGGATCTCCAGGATGGCGTCGAGACGCGAGGTGTCGAGCGAGATGCCGCCGAACACTGGGATGGCGGCGCCTTCGAGCCCCGATCCAGCTCCGAACGGCACGATCGGAACCTGAAAGGCGGAGGCGATGCGGGCGATCTCGGCGACCTCGTGGGTGGCTTCGGGAAACACCACGATGTCGGGCTTGCGGGCGGCATGGGAGCTTTCGTCGCGGGCGTGGTGGTCGCGCACCGCGTCCGAGGTTACCGCGCGCTCGCCTAAGCGCGCCTGAAGCGCCGCGACCGCGGCGCCAATCTCGGCATGGGGGAACGGCCGGTTCATGGCGCAATGATCCCGTTGGCCATCGGTGACGGTGGGGCTCCGGCCGCGCGCGGATGCCGCGCGACAGCCGGCGATCTGCCGGTGATTTCGGAAACGGATGTCACGGTCTTCATGCTGCGATGGTTCGCCGGCGCACGTTAGGCGGAGCTTGCATCATCACGTCGTCAGGCTACGGCCGCGGGGCTGTGTACGCAACGAATTGCGGTAGCTTGAACGTCCAATCTTGCGGCCGATCGTGATAGCGGATTTTGAGATGACGGCGCTCCGCACATTATTTTTTCTGTGGCGGAGCAAACGACGTTGCGCCGGATAATTTCACGATCGCGCAGGCGACCCGCATCGGGATTCGGAAGATTAGGCGAACGAGCTGCGCGGATGCCGTCATGCTGCGTTCGCCTGTCTCCGATCGGTGCGCGCCGGAACAGCAGGCTCATCTGCCCAAACGGGTGAGGGCGGGCATTTCTGCTCCTGCGTACGGCAACAAGAGAAGCCGATTTTGCGAGGAGGCCGCTACTATCCAGTCTCAAGATCGTCGCCAACAGGGACCGCACGCAGCAAACCAAGGTCACGCGGTTTCGAGGAGTCCGTCATGAGCGCATCCGTCACGTCGCTTTCACGTCGCCAGTTGCTGATCGGAGGCGCCGGCACGCTCCTAGCGGCCCCATTCATTGCCAACGGCGTTGCCCGCGCAGAAGGCGAGGCCAAGCCGTTCCGCATCGCTTGGAACACCGGCGCGGTGTGCTCAGCGCCGGTCGGCTACGCCATCGAGAAGGGCATCTTCGCGAAGCATGGCCTTGCCGCCGAGACGCTCACCTTCGCCGGCTCGACTGAGCAGCTGCTCGAAGCGCTCGCCACCGGCAAGGCCGAGGGCGCGGTGGGCATGGCGCTGCGCTGGTTCAAGCCACTCGAACAGGGCTTCGACGTCAAGCTGATTGCCGGCACCCACGGCGGCTGCCTGCGCCTGTTGGGCTGGAAGCCGGCGGGAATCGAGAAGCTGGAGGATTTGAAGGGCAAGGTGGTGGCAGTCGCCGACCAGTCCAGCCCGGCCAAGAGCTTCATCTCGCTGCGTCTTGCCTTGATCGGCATCGATCCGGCCAGGGAGGTCGACTGGCGCGTCTATCCCGGCAATCTGCTCGGGCTGGCGGTGGAGAAGGGCGAGGCGCAGGCGTTGGCGCACTGGGATCCCGACACCCACTTCTATCTCAAGGACGAGCGGTACGTTCAGATCGCCACCAATCTCGACGGCGAATACGCAAACCGCACCTGCTGCATCTTCGCGGTGCCAGGCAAGCTGTACCGCGAGGACAAGACAACGGTACGCGCCGCTGCGACGGCGATCCTGGAAGCCTCGGCTGCAACGGCGAAGGATCCGCGGGGCACCGCCGAGGTCTTCTACAACGCCTATAAGCCCAAGAGTGGCGTTGAGGATTTGACGGCGATGGTGGCCTACCACACCCACAGCCACAACCCGGTGGGCGAGGCGCTGAAGCAAGAGATCGTGCTCTATGCGGACGAGCTGAAGAAGGT is from Blastochloris viridis and encodes:
- a CDS encoding FAD-binding oxidoreductase produces the protein MNRPFPHAEIGAAVAALQARLGERAVTSDAVRDHHARDESSHAARKPDIVVFPEATHEVAEIARIASAFQVPIVPFGAGSGLEGAAIPVFGGISLDTSRLDAILEIRADDMIARVQAGVRRQALNHHLRDTGLFFPVDPGADASIGGMVATGASGTNAVRFGVMRENVLGLTVVLVDGRVIRTGGLARKSSAGYDLTRLFVGSEGTLGIVTEVTLRLHPIPDAVSATAGFMTLYGAVAAVVDIKRAGIAIGRVELLDEATVAVIGRRSSLELDPLPTLFFEFHGDAAEVAVLSNTVSEIIAENGGTNLRWLREDAAARALWDARRLAPSWLKAERLGAVSRPSDVCVPVSSLADLVAETRADVAASPVPAYMFGHVGDGNFHCLFVYHPNDPAEEAEAARLGDRIVARALAAGGTATGEHGVGLGKRRWLEREHGSEAVAVMQALKFTLDPLGLLNPGKVLPEPTTLAWPDQLASSF
- a CDS encoding ABC transporter substrate-binding protein is translated as MSASVTSLSRRQLLIGGAGTLLAAPFIANGVARAEGEAKPFRIAWNTGAVCSAPVGYAIEKGIFAKHGLAAETLTFAGSTEQLLEALATGKAEGAVGMALRWFKPLEQGFDVKLIAGTHGGCLRLLGWKPAGIEKLEDLKGKVVAVADQSSPAKSFISLRLALIGIDPAREVDWRVYPGNLLGLAVEKGEAQALAHWDPDTHFYLKDERYVQIATNLDGEYANRTCCIFAVPGKLYREDKTTVRAAATAILEASAATAKDPRGTAEVFYNAYKPKSGVEDLTAMVAYHTHSHNPVGEALKQEIVLYADELKKVQVLKPSTDSRKFAERVFGDVFS
- a CDS encoding nitrogenase component 1 — translated: MPINLKTPAVETREQRLGTITQWEGSARQLARDSAFTYGCAKGCNPDARGQGGRRLCESSTPYSQASMCAEHIAVTNATIIQRSVVVQHAPIGCAASQSFTCRYYRDLAARRGWELEDPKSICTNLGEQDMVFGGVERLEQTIRAAFERHKPRVIFVATSCATGIIGDDVDGAARRVEAEIGIPVVTLHCEGFKSKHWSSGWDVIEHGILRRLVPTAPARQPDLINVIHLGGSDVFSPLLGPLGLKVNLVMGGSTLERLAAMSEASATVTMCFVLSYLATGLEQEFGIPEVKAPLPYGLDATDGWLRDIARITGREDRVEELIARERARINPELERLRRALKGKKGFVAAGAAFAHGLIADLRDLGVEVDGAFSFHHDPSTDSGDPRQDSLMHLVDTWGDVPNFTVSPDQHFQAHAALKRSKPDFVVCRHSGTTAVLAARLGIPVLPIFYSNDGIGYDGLITIGRAILRVLPRRRFYQDVASHSHFPYQPWWLEQTEPYAPILEPA
- a CDS encoding O-acetylhomoserine aminocarboxypropyltransferase/cysteine synthase family protein → MTVAIRNVETLALHGGSFRADPTNGATQVPIYQSTSFDLRSTERADRLVNFEEIGFIYSRVGNPTQHVLEERLAAIEGGAAALALASGQAAAALSVLTLVQAGDNIVTSTDLYGGTWNFFANRLKQFGIEARFVDPADPENFRRATDDKTRLYFGETLPNPKLNVFPIREVADIGRSLGVPLIIDNTSAPLLARPIDHGAAIVVHSATKYIGGHGTTIGGAIIDSGQFPWEQFADRHRLITDPDPSYHGRIWTDIARPYGPIAYIFAVRAGLLRDLGPAIAPQNAFQLIQGLETLPLRIRQHSENAVAVAKFLSGHPKVTAVIFPGVQNGEARRRADAYLKGGFGGLVGFELKGGTDAGRRFIDALKLFFHVANIGDTHSLAIHPASTTHAQLSPEEQLASGVTPGYVRLSVGIENIEDIITDISQALEHA
- a CDS encoding MetQ/NlpA family ABC transporter substrate-binding protein, whose translation is MSTPAVAETIRVGATSGPHAQILEAVVPVAKSRGLDIKIVEFSDGTMINPATDSGEIDANAFQHTPYLDRQNRDRHLDVVSVARTVLMPITAYSKRHATVAGLPRGGEIAIPNDPTNSGRALKLLEGSGLLRLKPGTGFEATVFDIIDNPNGFRITELEAAQIPRVLADVDLGVINTNYAIRAGLDPRKDALLRENELSDYFCLIGVARRNVEQPWVKTLVESFRSDEVKTFIIGTFKGDILAGW